A stretch of Calditrichota bacterium DNA encodes these proteins:
- a CDS encoding DUF192 domain-containing protein yields the protein MPAVDTTRRRTLATTVVVANTYLARLVGLLAMRQFRHGLALWLRPCQAIHTLGMRHPIDALFLDARNRVVRIVSELQPGRVVQTVPNANSVLELPAGVCRTTKVRVGDVVHLAPDGTHLAHLAKLSHFLVNGVLALFYLRFARLSYAHWQQTGDVLTLGLMFVNSLLFYLFLTRRQSTVVSGRTFDWFAALGTVFLSFCLYPAKSGSSVLHTVSGAVQGIGIVAILASLVSLGRSFGVVPAVRTIKSTGMYRFVRHPLYSSELLYYIGFLMGNMTWLNVLLVIGIFVGQYVRAAAEEEILSSEGSYRAYKRRVRYRFIPGVV from the coding sequence ATGCCGGCAGTTGATACGACTAGGCGGCGCACCTTAGCTACCACAGTGGTAGTGGCAAATACCTACCTTGCCCGGTTGGTGGGACTTCTCGCCATGCGCCAGTTCCGCCACGGCTTGGCCCTCTGGTTGCGGCCGTGCCAAGCAATCCACACCCTGGGCATGCGGCACCCAATTGATGCCCTGTTCCTGGACGCGAGAAATCGCGTGGTGCGTATCGTGTCCGAACTGCAACCTGGCCGCGTGGTGCAGACTGTACCCAATGCCAACAGTGTGCTCGAGCTGCCCGCAGGGGTGTGCCGCACCACCAAGGTGCGTGTGGGCGATGTGGTTCACCTTGCCCCGGACGGGACGCACCTCGCGCACCTTGCCAAGCTGAGTCATTTTCTCGTCAACGGCGTGCTTGCGCTTTTCTATTTGCGCTTCGCACGGCTGTCCTACGCGCACTGGCAGCAGACTGGGGACGTTCTCACCCTCGGCTTAATGTTTGTGAATTCCCTTCTGTTCTACCTCTTCCTGACACGACGGCAGAGCACGGTGGTATCCGGTCGGACCTTTGATTGGTTCGCGGCGCTCGGCACCGTCTTCCTTTCCTTCTGCCTTTACCCGGCGAAGTCCGGGTCGAGTGTCCTCCACACGGTGTCTGGCGCAGTGCAGGGCATTGGGATAGTTGCTATCCTTGCCTCCCTTGTCAGCCTGGGACGAAGCTTCGGGGTGGTGCCCGCAGTGCGTACCATCAAGTCTACGGGGATGTATCGGTTTGTGAGACATCCGCTGTACTCAAGCGAACTGCTCTACTACATAGGCTTTCTGATGGGGAACATGACCTGGCTAAACGTTTTGCTTGTGATCGGGATTTTCGTGGGCCAGTATGTGCGCGCTGCAGCGGAGGAGGAGATTCTTTCCTCCGAGGGCAGCTACAGGGCCTACAAGCGGCGCGTGCGCTACAGGTTTATCCCTGGTGTTGTGTGA
- a CDS encoding type II secretion system F family protein gives MDLIVATGLATFGITLLLGYGLYMLFTKRSPVIQRIHRFVQEDYAVREKEGTVPGVDRLRPAMVRVLERISQSRPLSEKKLQGLRLELMQAGVMRTDAVHIFVGARIVLTLLLGLAGMSMAAAAHKPAVVSLAIITMFSSTGYILPQLWLRSQINRRKKAIVRGLPDALDLMVVCVEAGLGLNAALLRVGEELKLHCPVVSEEFLMVTKEMRAGISRQDALRHLAERNPVEDIQSFVAILIQTDRLGSSMAKTLRAQSDSLRTRRRQRAEEAAAKTSIKLLFPLVFFILPALFVVLLGPGLLQVIKVFSSGGIR, from the coding sequence ATGGACTTGATTGTTGCAACAGGTCTGGCAACTTTCGGGATCACCCTCCTGCTGGGATATGGCCTCTACATGCTCTTCACCAAGCGGAGCCCGGTAATCCAGCGCATTCATCGCTTTGTGCAGGAGGACTATGCCGTCCGCGAGAAGGAAGGGACGGTGCCAGGAGTGGACAGGCTCCGTCCGGCAATGGTGCGCGTGCTGGAGCGGATTAGTCAGTCTCGTCCACTGAGCGAAAAGAAGTTGCAGGGGCTGAGGCTCGAGCTCATGCAGGCTGGCGTGATGCGCACTGATGCGGTGCACATCTTCGTCGGGGCGCGGATTGTGCTGACGCTCTTGCTTGGGCTGGCTGGCATGAGCATGGCTGCGGCGGCACACAAGCCGGCGGTGGTCAGCTTGGCGATTATCACCATGTTCTCCAGCACGGGGTACATTCTGCCCCAGCTCTGGCTGCGCAGCCAAATCAATCGGCGTAAGAAAGCTATCGTCCGCGGTCTGCCTGATGCTTTGGACCTGATGGTGGTGTGCGTGGAGGCAGGTCTTGGACTCAACGCTGCCTTGCTTCGCGTAGGTGAGGAGCTGAAGCTGCACTGTCCGGTGGTCAGCGAAGAGTTCTTGATGGTCACCAAAGAAATGCGTGCTGGCATCTCCCGACAGGATGCCTTGCGGCATCTTGCCGAGCGCAACCCAGTGGAGGACATTCAATCCTTCGTGGCCATCCTCATCCAGACCGACCGTTTGGGTTCGAGCATGGCCAAGACGCTGCGCGCGCAGTCGGACAGCCTACGTACGCGGCGTCGGCAACGCGCCGAAGAAGCGGCAGCCAAGACCAGCATCAAGTTGCTCTTTCCGTTGGTTTTCTTCATCCTGCCAGCGTTGTTTGTGGTTCTGTTGGGACCTGGCCTGCTCCAAGTGATCAAGGTTTTCTCTTCTGGTGGGATTCGGTGA
- a CDS encoding type II secretion system F family protein, with translation MQISAIDIFIACLLTFGLFYFGVTLPREKRRRHVRERLERFTLQKAQVKKEEPAEIVITRDQLSTIPLFNRILRRMDFAAALRRLLDQAGMKMTVGSMVLLMLIVASVAFLFTVRLQNPALTVLVTIASGFLPLLWVKRKKKRRLKQFERYFPEALDLMTSALRAGLSFVGALGMVGKEAQPPISEEFSKTYEEQALGVPIEESLQRLTQRIDSLDLRFFVTALLIQRDIGGNLTELLEKISLTIRERFKLIGQVRAQTAQGRFTGWMLTGMPFIMAIIISLLNRQYIMLLVTEKLGQYMIGIALFMQFLGFLVIRKVVNIKP, from the coding sequence GTGCAAATCAGTGCTATTGACATATTCATTGCCTGCTTGTTGACGTTTGGCTTGTTCTACTTCGGGGTGACGCTTCCTAGGGAGAAGCGGCGCCGGCACGTGCGCGAGCGATTGGAGCGGTTTACCCTGCAGAAGGCGCAGGTCAAGAAAGAGGAGCCCGCCGAGATCGTGATCACGCGTGACCAGCTCAGCACCATCCCGCTCTTCAACCGCATTCTGCGGCGCATGGACTTTGCCGCGGCGCTGCGGCGCCTTCTCGACCAGGCGGGCATGAAGATGACCGTGGGCAGCATGGTCCTCCTCATGCTCATCGTGGCCAGTGTGGCATTTCTGTTTACGGTGCGGCTGCAGAATCCTGCGCTCACCGTGCTCGTCACCATCGCCAGTGGGTTCTTGCCCCTGCTCTGGGTGAAACGCAAGAAGAAGCGCCGTCTCAAGCAGTTTGAGCGCTACTTCCCTGAAGCCTTGGATCTCATGACCAGTGCCTTGCGCGCTGGCCTCTCCTTCGTAGGCGCCTTAGGGATGGTGGGCAAGGAGGCCCAGCCACCTATTAGCGAGGAGTTCAGCAAGACCTATGAAGAGCAGGCCCTTGGTGTGCCCATCGAGGAATCGCTGCAGAGGCTTACGCAGCGCATCGATAGCCTGGACTTGCGGTTCTTCGTCACGGCACTTCTCATTCAGAGGGACATCGGCGGAAATCTCACCGAACTCTTGGAAAAGATCAGCCTCACCATTCGCGAGCGGTTCAAACTCATTGGCCAGGTGCGGGCACAGACGGCGCAAGGCCGCTTCACCGGTTGGATGCTCACGGGCATGCCTTTCATCATGGCCATCATCATCTCCCTGCTCAACCGGCAGTACATCATGCTCTTGGTCACTGAGAAGCTTGGGCAGTACATGATCGGCATCGCCCTCTTTATGCAGTTCTTGGGCTTCCTGGTCATCAGGAAAGTAGTGAATATTAAGCCTTAG
- a CDS encoding response regulator, with amino-acid sequence MVEEPYKVLLVEDNPGDARLVEIALSEPGPVPFRLERVGLLSAALRRLEKEKFDVVLLDLSLPDSQGLDTVVAVRKQNPEVPVVVLTGLDDERSSVDALHMGAQDYLVKGTATGETLRRTIRYAVERRKILDDLKALRENGQDNEMSLRAALAAYRQMLNGKSAIFEDVDQPLKERKPRFLEDIAELYAELMEAYLGNGAQKSADPRMTHLVMRLREESAGACDIVEIHTHAIQRKLTQDDLAAQKGAAIKAQVFIVEVLGRLLSLYKREGVASSM; translated from the coding sequence ATGGTGGAAGAACCCTACAAGGTGCTCCTGGTGGAGGACAATCCCGGCGACGCGCGGCTGGTGGAAATTGCCCTCTCCGAGCCTGGGCCCGTTCCCTTCCGTTTGGAACGCGTGGGCCTGCTCTCTGCTGCGCTCCGCCGGCTGGAAAAAGAGAAGTTCGATGTGGTCCTCCTGGACCTCTCTCTGCCGGACAGCCAGGGGCTGGACACGGTGGTTGCAGTGCGCAAGCAGAATCCCGAGGTCCCGGTGGTAGTGCTCACTGGGCTGGACGACGAGCGTAGCTCAGTGGATGCCCTGCACATGGGTGCCCAAGACTATCTGGTCAAAGGCACCGCCACCGGCGAGACTCTGCGCCGCACTATCCGCTATGCGGTGGAGAGGCGCAAGATTTTGGATGACCTGAAGGCACTGCGCGAAAACGGTCAGGACAACGAGATGAGCTTGCGCGCCGCCTTGGCTGCTTATCGACAGATGCTCAACGGGAAATCGGCCATCTTCGAGGACGTCGACCAGCCACTCAAGGAGCGCAAGCCGCGCTTTCTGGAGGACATCGCCGAGCTTTATGCTGAACTGATGGAGGCTTATCTGGGAAACGGCGCGCAGAAGTCTGCTGACCCGCGCATGACCCACTTGGTGATGCGCCTGCGGGAGGAGTCCGCTGGGGCATGTGATATCGTGGAAATTCACACCCACGCGATCCAGCGAAAGTTGACCCAGGACGACCTCGCTGCGCAAAAAGGCGCGGCCATCAAGGCCCAGGTCTTTATCGTGGAGGTCCTCGGCCGACTGTTGAGTCTCTACAAACGCGAAGGCGTAGCCAGCTCTATGTGA
- a CDS encoding response regulator — MTDDRTNGRPIEILLVEDNPGDVRLTQEAFRENKIRNKLNVVNDGEQALDYLRRQGPYANAARPGLILLDLNLPRVDGREVLAQIKSDPELCHIPVVILTTSQAEEDIVKSYALHANCYISKPVDLQRFLEVVKEVEHFWLSVVNLPKE; from the coding sequence ATGACGGATGACAGAACCAACGGACGGCCGATTGAGATACTCCTGGTGGAAGACAACCCGGGTGACGTGCGCCTGACACAAGAGGCCTTTCGGGAGAACAAGATCAGAAACAAGCTCAACGTGGTGAATGACGGCGAGCAGGCCCTGGACTATCTGCGGCGCCAAGGTCCCTATGCCAATGCAGCGCGCCCCGGGCTGATCTTGCTTGACTTGAACCTTCCCCGGGTGGATGGAAGAGAAGTGCTCGCCCAAATCAAGTCTGACCCGGAACTCTGCCACATTCCGGTGGTCATCCTGACCACCTCCCAGGCTGAGGAGGACATTGTCAAGTCATATGCGCTGCATGCAAACTGCTACATCAGCAAACCCGTGGATCTGCAACGTTTCTTGGAGGTAGTGAAGGAGGTAGAGCATTTCTGGCTCTCCGTCGTGAACCTACCCAAGGAGTAG
- a CDS encoding PAS domain S-box protein, translated as MARKARILVVEDVAITAMDIKRRLQGLGYEVVGVAASGEDAIAKAESERPDLVLMDIKLKGEMDGVQAAEQVRRRMDIPVVYLTAYSDETTLQRAKVTQPFGYVLKPFEERELHTAVEMALYRHTLEQRLRESEQWLATTLRSIGDAVVATDAAGRIVFMNPVAEALVGCEQEEALGRAWNEVLTILDEETRDPVSDPVAAVLKDGKPLTLLRTLLVNRRDGRQIPIDDTAAPIRDDSGRVLGVVLVFQDVTARREAEERIKQQRTYLQALIENSPLAVVAVDLEGKVTTANPAFERLFQYQRDEIIGQPLDRFVAAEDKSTEALALTQQVMAGDRVHVVTVRHRRDGSPVDVEIFGVPVMIRGERIGAFGIYQDITERKRAQRALAESEEKYRTLQANVPVGIFRAAPDRRATLRSANPALARLLGYDDPEELLRMGLATLVVDKKEASIFRRRLLKEGKVEGLELRLARKHGSCFWARMSATCIRDHTGAPLYYDGMVEDISEQKRIQEEREERLRRADVINRLTMQLIRSADVALIYRQICEAAREIVRCRRAAIGEFSGDRKGLAKSVVSTEEGEDASAWAQKVLRYDDEAYAPIRQGARRAVRVGEGKSQLLATALLGPGGSVYGLLVVGEPQQDRLLSQEDESDLALLADYATVAVSRAMNLAALRKARKELSIRAQALARSNADLEQFAYVASHDLQEPLRMVSSYCQLLAQRYKDKLDSEAQEFIQYAVDGARRMQVLINDLLQYSRVSTRGKPFEPVNLGVVLEDAKANLRFAIEESGAVITNDPLPTVDVDRTQMTQVLQNLLSNAIKFRNEKPPRIHIGVACDKKNWEISVRDNGIGFEQKFADRIFGVFQRLHTREQYPGTGIGLAVVKKIVERHGGRIRAESEPGKGSCFTFTLPANNGSEEQG; from the coding sequence ATGGCAAGGAAGGCGAGGATACTGGTAGTCGAGGATGTCGCCATCACCGCGATGGACATCAAGCGGAGGCTGCAGGGGCTCGGCTATGAGGTGGTTGGCGTGGCCGCCTCGGGCGAGGACGCCATCGCCAAGGCAGAAAGCGAGCGTCCTGACCTCGTGCTGATGGACATCAAACTCAAGGGCGAGATGGACGGTGTCCAGGCTGCCGAACAGGTGAGGCGGCGAATGGATATTCCCGTCGTCTATCTCACTGCCTATTCGGACGAGACTACCCTTCAGCGGGCCAAAGTGACCCAGCCCTTCGGCTACGTGCTCAAGCCCTTCGAGGAGCGCGAGCTGCACACGGCAGTGGAGATGGCCCTGTACCGGCACACGCTGGAGCAGCGTTTGCGCGAAAGTGAGCAGTGGCTGGCCACCACCTTGCGCAGCATTGGCGACGCGGTGGTCGCCACCGATGCCGCCGGTCGCATCGTCTTCATGAACCCGGTCGCCGAGGCGCTCGTCGGCTGCGAGCAGGAGGAGGCGCTGGGCAGGGCGTGGAACGAAGTTCTCACGATTCTCGACGAAGAGACTCGTGACCCGGTGAGCGACCCGGTCGCGGCAGTGCTGAAGGACGGCAAGCCGCTGACGCTCCTGCGCACCCTTCTGGTCAACAGGCGCGACGGACGCCAGATCCCCATCGACGACACGGCGGCTCCGATTCGCGACGACAGCGGACGCGTGCTGGGCGTGGTGCTGGTCTTCCAGGATGTCACCGCGCGGCGTGAGGCGGAGGAGCGCATCAAACAACAGCGCACCTATCTCCAGGCGCTCATCGAGAACTCGCCGTTGGCCGTGGTTGCTGTCGACCTGGAAGGAAAGGTAACTACCGCAAACCCGGCCTTTGAGCGGCTGTTCCAGTATCAGCGCGACGAAATCATCGGCCAGCCTCTGGACAGGTTTGTGGCCGCAGAGGACAAGTCGACCGAAGCGCTTGCGCTGACGCAACAGGTGATGGCCGGCGACCGCGTGCACGTGGTGACCGTGCGCCACCGCCGCGATGGTTCGCCAGTGGACGTGGAAATTTTCGGCGTGCCGGTGATGATCCGCGGCGAACGCATCGGTGCCTTTGGCATCTATCAGGACATCACCGAGCGCAAGCGGGCGCAGCGGGCATTGGCAGAATCCGAGGAGAAGTACCGAACCCTCCAGGCCAATGTACCGGTGGGGATCTTTCGCGCCGCCCCTGACCGGCGCGCCACCCTCCGCAGTGCCAACCCCGCTCTGGCACGCCTGCTCGGCTACGACGACCCCGAGGAACTGCTGCGAATGGGTCTTGCCACGCTGGTTGTGGACAAGAAGGAAGCCTCGATATTCAGACGCCGCCTGCTGAAAGAGGGGAAGGTCGAGGGCCTGGAGCTGCGCTTGGCGCGCAAGCACGGCTCGTGCTTCTGGGCAAGGATGTCGGCGACCTGCATCCGCGACCACACTGGTGCGCCCCTCTACTACGACGGCATGGTAGAGGACATCAGCGAGCAGAAGCGGATTCAAGAGGAACGCGAGGAACGCCTGCGCCGCGCCGATGTTATCAACCGCCTGACCATGCAGCTCATCCGCTCCGCAGACGTGGCTTTGATCTACCGCCAGATATGCGAAGCGGCGCGCGAGATTGTGCGATGCCGCCGTGCTGCCATTGGAGAGTTCAGCGGTGACCGCAAGGGACTGGCGAAGTCTGTCGTCAGCACCGAAGAGGGGGAAGACGCTAGTGCCTGGGCGCAAAAGGTGCTGCGTTACGACGACGAAGCGTATGCGCCCATCAGGCAAGGCGCAAGACGCGCCGTGCGAGTTGGAGAGGGCAAGAGTCAGCTCCTGGCCACAGCGCTGCTTGGACCGGGCGGCAGCGTCTACGGCCTTCTGGTCGTCGGGGAGCCGCAGCAGGATAGGCTCCTGAGCCAGGAGGACGAATCCGACCTTGCACTTCTTGCCGATTATGCCACGGTTGCTGTGTCGCGCGCCATGAACCTGGCTGCGTTGCGCAAGGCGCGCAAGGAATTGTCCATCCGCGCTCAGGCACTAGCGCGCTCCAATGCCGACTTGGAGCAATTTGCCTATGTGGCTTCCCACGACCTCCAGGAGCCATTGCGGATGGTGTCCAGTTATTGCCAGCTTCTGGCGCAACGGTACAAGGACAAACTGGACAGTGAGGCGCAGGAGTTCATCCAGTACGCCGTGGATGGCGCACGACGCATGCAGGTGTTGATCAATGACCTGCTGCAGTACTCGCGCGTCAGCACGCGGGGCAAGCCTTTCGAACCCGTGAACCTGGGCGTCGTGTTGGAGGATGCGAAGGCAAACCTGCGCTTTGCCATCGAGGAGAGCGGGGCGGTCATCACCAATGACCCGTTGCCCACGGTCGACGTGGACCGAACGCAGATGACGCAGGTCCTGCAGAACCTCCTCAGCAATGCCATCAAGTTCCGCAACGAAAAGCCCCCGCGGATCCACATAGGAGTGGCGTGCGACAAGAAGAACTGGGAAATCTCCGTGCGCGATAACGGCATCGGCTTTGAGCAGAAATTCGCCGATCGCATCTTTGGTGTGTTCCAGCGTCTCCACACCAGGGAGCAGTATCCCGGGACTGGCATAGGCCTGGCGGTAGTAAAAAAGATTGTGGAGCGGCACGGTGGGCGCATCCGCGCCGAGTCGGAACCTGGCAAGGGCAGTTGCTTCACTTTCACCTTGCCCGCAAACAACGGAAGCGAGGAACAGGGATGA
- the kaiC gene encoding circadian clock protein KaiC yields MNEVGRRTVLPKTLTGIVGLDDLTNGGLPYGRTTVVVGSPGAGKTILCLEFLYRGATQYGEPGIYVNFGDPREKVLADLRTMNWDLDPLLRDNRLVLADLPAKRGESAPEQFLKPEMLVEAVAYAVKHTGAKRVALDETNLTLRDTGDEGYTASDLKMIMRGIEALGVTLVMTATAEARNGRRCGVEEYLADCVISLEHRMINNVASRRLRVLKYRGTSHGAHECPYQITPNGLLILPLSTFGLSSAVSEERISTGVLALDHMLDGGYYRESAVLIVGGSGTGKSSLAMSCLDAACARGERALYVSYEESPAQLHRNFRSVGMNVENWESKGLLRVLGILPEAHGSEEHLTMLLTEIDRFRPAVVACDSLSALQRIHRHDPVLDLPLFLVSEAKNRGITLLATASVANEHENGNSWVTGLYCLADTIISLRQVSNAERQSRGLLVVKSRGMRHDSELRELLITDEGLKVGNVFWNQEEFVLGVSRQIEELRERLDPGNGGGHLYAVGQQSESANVQAHPAQSSGGSNGHGNGQGTGYASEPSGRASAAPAAVA; encoded by the coding sequence AAGACGTTGACCGGCATCGTGGGGCTCGATGACCTTACCAATGGTGGTCTGCCCTACGGACGAACCACTGTGGTGGTGGGTTCTCCGGGAGCAGGCAAGACGATCTTATGTCTCGAGTTCCTTTACCGGGGGGCGACTCAATATGGGGAACCTGGTATCTACGTGAACTTTGGCGATCCCAGGGAGAAGGTCCTGGCTGACCTGCGGACGATGAACTGGGACTTGGATCCGTTGTTGCGTGACAATCGTCTGGTGCTGGCCGACCTCCCTGCGAAGCGTGGCGAGAGCGCGCCAGAGCAGTTCCTCAAGCCCGAGATGCTCGTCGAGGCAGTTGCCTACGCCGTCAAACACACCGGCGCCAAGCGCGTGGCGTTGGACGAAACTAATCTGACTCTCCGGGATACAGGAGACGAAGGATACACCGCCTCGGACCTCAAGATGATCATGCGCGGCATTGAGGCCCTGGGGGTCACGCTGGTTATGACCGCCACAGCTGAGGCGCGTAACGGCAGACGTTGTGGCGTGGAGGAGTACCTGGCCGACTGCGTGATCAGCCTTGAGCATCGGATGATCAACAACGTGGCAAGCCGGCGCCTGCGGGTGCTCAAATACCGTGGCACCTCTCATGGAGCGCACGAGTGCCCGTACCAGATTACGCCCAACGGCCTGCTCATCCTGCCCCTGTCGACCTTTGGCCTCAGCAGTGCGGTCAGCGAAGAACGGATCTCCACGGGGGTGCTGGCCTTAGACCACATGTTGGATGGGGGGTATTACCGGGAGAGCGCGGTGCTCATCGTTGGCGGCAGCGGGACTGGTAAGTCCAGCTTGGCGATGTCCTGCTTGGATGCAGCATGTGCTCGCGGCGAGCGCGCTTTGTACGTTTCCTACGAGGAATCGCCTGCGCAATTGCACCGCAACTTCCGCAGCGTGGGCATGAATGTGGAAAACTGGGAGAGCAAAGGCCTGCTGCGCGTGCTGGGGATCTTGCCCGAAGCTCACGGCAGCGAGGAACATCTGACCATGCTGCTGACAGAGATCGATCGTTTTCGCCCTGCGGTGGTCGCCTGCGATTCGCTCTCTGCCCTTCAGCGCATTCATCGCCACGACCCAGTGCTTGACCTGCCACTCTTCCTGGTCAGCGAGGCGAAGAATCGAGGCATTACCCTGCTGGCGACGGCCAGCGTGGCCAATGAACACGAGAACGGCAACTCTTGGGTCACCGGTCTCTACTGCCTGGCCGACACCATCATCAGCTTGCGGCAGGTGAGCAATGCGGAGCGACAAAGCCGCGGGTTGTTGGTGGTAAAGTCGCGCGGCATGCGCCACGATTCCGAATTGCGGGAGCTCCTGATCACCGATGAGGGACTGAAGGTGGGCAACGTGTTCTGGAATCAGGAGGAATTCGTGCTGGGCGTCTCGCGGCAGATCGAGGAACTCCGGGAGCGTCTGGACCCAGGAAACGGCGGGGGACACCTGTACGCCGTTGGGCAGCAGAGCGAGAGCGCTAACGTTCAGGCGCACCCAGCCCAGAGCTCGGGCGGCAGCAATGGACACGGGAATGGCCAAGGCACCGGTTACGCCAGCGAGCCCTCTGGCCGAGCGAGCGCCGCCCCGGCGGCCGTTGCCTGA